The DNA region CGAGGAGCGGCTGCTGCAGAGCGCGCAGTCGATCCTGGGGGGCCAGGTCACCCGGCTGATGACGCCGCCCCGGAGCCCAGAGGTCGTGGGGAAGCAGAACAACTGGTTCGACCCGGCGCTACAGATCGGGATACCGGTGGCGCCGTTCCCCAGGTGGATGGTCTGCACGAGCTGCCGATTGTTGGCGCCGCTGTCTTCCGGCTTGTTCGAAGCCAAGGTGTTCCCCTACCGGCCCGATAAGGCAAGCTACCTGCACGACTGCAACACCAAAGGCAAACCGCCGCTAGTGATCCCGGCACGGTTTCTGGTGACCTGCGAGCGGGGCCACCTGGACGACTTCCCGTGGTTCGAGTTCACGCACCGGGGCAAGAGCGACTGCAAGGGCTCGCTTTATTTGCGGGAGTTCGGACCCTCGGGCGAGATGGCCGACGTGACCGTGATCTGCAAGGGTTGCGACGCCAAGCGGCGGTTGGTGGAGGTGATCGGCCCGCAGGGCGCCAAGAACATGCCCCCCTGCACCGCGCGGCGTCCCCACCTGCGTGACCACGATCCGGCGGGGTGCGACTGCACGGCAGCCAGTCCGATCGCGCTAGGGGCGTCGAACCTGTGGTTCCCGGTTCTGATTTCTGCGCTCTCGGTGCCGCAGGCGGGTGACGAGCTAGGACGGCTGGTCGAAGAAAATTGGGGGGTGCTGGAGAAGGCGACCAGTCTAGAAGTACTGGAGAGCTTCCGCGCGATCGGCGTGTTGAAGGACCTCAGCGCCTACAAGAGCGACGAGATCTGGCGCCGATTGGAAGAGAAACGAGCGGGCAAGGACAACGAAGAAGAGGGGCCCGAAGACTTGAAGCGGCCCGAGTGGCGCGTCTTCACGAATCCCGACGCAGCGGTAAGCGGGCGTAACTTCAAGCTGCGATCCGTAGATCCGCCGGCGGAATTCGCACGCTACTTCACGCGGGTGGT from Pirellulimonas nuda includes:
- the drmB gene encoding DUF1998 domain-containing protein, which codes for MSSAHQMQRSQVGDVRPSQALTTFGIGSLVDLPNFTVAVMGLDDWQVDRADEVSEERLLQSAQSILGGQVTRLMTPPRSPEVVGKQNNWFDPALQIGIPVAPFPRWMVCTSCRLLAPLSSGLFEAKVFPYRPDKASYLHDCNTKGKPPLVIPARFLVTCERGHLDDFPWFEFTHRGKSDCKGSLYLREFGPSGEMADVTVICKGCDAKRRLVEVIGPQGAKNMPPCTARRPHLRDHDPAGCDCTAASPIALGASNLWFPVLISALSVPQAGDELGRLVEENWGVLEKATSLEVLESFRAIGVLKDLSAYKSDEIWRRLEEKRAGKDNEEEGPEDLKRPEWRVFTNPDAAVSGRNFKLRSVDPPAEFARYFTRVVLVEKLREVRALIGFSRLNSPRDFDNPADMPGDRRAPLSRRPPTWLPASETRGEGVFLQFREEAVQQWVTRNRGFDRDFKRCHDQWWASKNMTPPADSYPGIRFVLLHSFAHALIRQLSVECGYTSASVAERIYSKNPGDEEPMAGVLIYTAASDSEGTLGGLCSLGEPEKLGRHLTRALEKVRLCSSDPLCSEHERGGGDTLHGAACHACSFLPETSCERGNKYLDRAALVATLERSDTAFFS